In a single window of the Neodiprion virginianus isolate iyNeoVirg1 chromosome 1, iyNeoVirg1.1, whole genome shotgun sequence genome:
- the LOC124307203 gene encoding DNA repair protein REV1 isoform X1, protein MLDHTGNENMTSKRKNRDAWAPTGFEEWGGYMAAKKAKLEEQFQERAAVEFKNNSTLFQGLCIFVNGYTKPSADELRLLMMEHNGVYHHYMRPRITTHIIASNLPYSKIMMYKKSQNPLPICKPEWITDSIKAGKLLNYQDYLLYSNHTKTQPKLAFAATSAKLAPELETDKDKAILDDNSTKSKEVGPESSKPNTVSKQVSPTKEGGSRSVNSTKNPEFLSEFYNNSRLHHISTMGAVFKDYINELRDKSDKSFPGLESLKKLKRPNRTPETLDPMNSDSDEDLIDSSLDEKFAKQEPVIMHIDMDCFFVSVGLRNRPELKGLPVAVTHAKGNKAPQNASSREIEMKMYKERFKEKLNKGQKVEEKDQESSTVADKHYENASLSEIASCSYEARKAGLKNGMFLGQALKLCPDLKTIPYDFEGYKEVSYALYDIVATYTLDIEAVSCDEMYADCTKIISESGLRPLEFAEIIRKQITEKTGCPVSTGFGGNKLQARLATKKAKPNGQFYLEHKDVRRYMSTINIRDLPGVGATMTHKLNGMGVFTCAELQSVAIRELQKELGKKTGEMVYNMCRGIDNTKLNLEHVRKSVSAEVNYGIRFESTTDADKFLKQLSEEVCNRLIKANVKGRCVTLKLMIRSKNAPVETAKYMGHGICDHITRSKNLISPVNDLSIIAKEVLTLWNQLQQIPEDVRGVGIQISRLESTKSSEKSNLMAFINKTQQPGSKNKPEILSIQNVPKESKLGRLHGFLLTSKQCTPIAKSTVNSTSLASSLQSTPSISSEKKAVTTSNSVESGGSAISKENKSLRQATSSISENDNQFIDQQLRSSKPESKPNNIEDHLLMQEIDESVLAELPEEIRREITDAAKSRVVKKVKNKQEILPPIQKHPPAIPKSRENPPLIQKKQDAYFKQSKPNIEKPKKSEMPPIQEVDLAVLLELPDEIRNEILNEYRAKANESKQLAIPGCSANAINNEVRDKSPIDEANLSISQVDPDVLAALPKDIQNDVKDYCASKKLEKNTTSAQMNNKNVLIPKRFGTATSKSTVNQKATRSIKSKVSDNGKSSKTSKNKKNILVNNTKSLKKSPEPKQQVLDNDPGPAAELLKLDTPDIESKIKENATDNIMSLSMAAKSGDPEDQKALLKLLVEELMDLSLKEVKIQIQNWISESDSVNEVDFLAFTTFLSSLPKEKRIEDLHVLLKTMHRFISKSKLCVWHRAYRKTVEHVQHHMLATYDSSLMVPSIECEHVACSNGEDT, encoded by the exons ATGTTAGATCACACTGGGAACGAGAATATGACTTCAAAGCGAAAAAATAGGGATGCCTGGGCTCCCACAGGTTTCGAAGAATGG GGTGGGTACATGGCGGCTAAAAAGGCGAAGCTGGAAGAACAGTTTCAGGAAAGAGCAGCAGTCGAGTTCAAAAATAACTCAACGCTTTTCCAAGGACTTTGCATATTCGTTAATGGCTATACGAAGCCGTCTGCTGATGAACTGCGGCTTCTTATGATGGAGCACAACGGTGTCTATCACCACTACATGCGCCCACGCATAACGACGCATATAATAGCATCAAATTTGCCGTATTCAAAGAtcatgatgtataaaaaaagcCAAAACCCGTTGCCAATTTGCAAACCTGAGTGGATTACAGACAGCATTAAGGCTGGCAAACTGCTCAACTACCAGGATTATCTCCTGTACTCTAATCACACTAAAACCCAGCCCAAGTTGGCCTTTGCAGCAACTTCTGCCAAATTGGCACCAGAATTGGAAACCGACAAAGACAAAGCAATTCTGGATGATAATAGTACGAAGAGTAAGGAGGTAGGTCCAGAGAGTTCTAAACCAAATACAGTTTCTAAACAAGTCTCTCCTACAAAAGAGGGCGGAAGTCGGTCCGTCAACTCCACTAAAAATCCTGAGTTCTTATCAGAGTTTTACAATAATTCAAGGCTGCATCATATTTCTACAATGGGGGCCGTCTTTAAGGATTACATTAACGAGCTCAGAGATAAGAGTGACAAGTCATTCCCGGGACTTGAGAGTctcaagaaattgaaaagacCTAATCGAACACCAGAGACTTTGGATCCAATGAATTCAGACTCTGATGAAGATCTGATCGACTCATCCTTAGATGAGAAATTTGCGAAGCAGGAACCAGTCATAATGCACATTGATATGGACTGCTTCTTTGTTTCTGTTGGGCTGAGAAATAGGCCTGAATTAAAGGGTCTCCCTGTGGCCGTGACGCATGCAAAGGGCAACAAAGCTCCCCAGAATGCAAGCTCGCGTGagatagaaatgaaaatgtacaAGGAGAGATTTAAAGAGAAATTGAACAAGGGGCAGAAGGTAGAAGAGAAGGATCAGGAGTCGAGCACTGTGGCCGATAAACATTACGAAAATGCTTCTCTATCTGAAATTGCGTCATGTTCTTACGAAGCAAGGAAAGCTGGTCTCAAGAATGGAATGTTCTTGGGACAAGCATTAAAACTCTGTCCAGATCTTAAAACTATTCCTTATGACTTCGAAGGCTACAAAGAAGTCTCTTACGCTTTGTACGACATAGTGGCAACTTACACTTTGGACATCGAGGCGGTGAGTTGCGATGAAATGTATGCCGATTGCACAAAAATCATCTCTGAGTCCGGCCTGCGACCGTTGGAGTTTGCTGAGATTATAAGAAAACAGATTACTGAAAAAACTGGATGTCCCGTTTCTACTGGATTTGGTGGAAATAAATTACAGGCTAGACTAGCAACAAAGAAAGCTAAACCCAATGGACAATTTTACCTAGAGCATAAAGATGTTCGACGATACATGAGCACCATTAATATCAGAGACTTGCCAG gTGTCGGCGCCACAATGACCCACAAATTGAATGGAATGGGTGTCTTCACATGTGCCGAGTTACAGAGCGTAGCCATACGGGAGTTACAGAAAGAGCTGGGTAAAAAAACTGGAGAAATGGTTTACAATATGTGCCGTGGTATAgataatacaaaattgaatttggagCATGTAAGAAAGTCAGTTTCTGCCGAAGTCAATTACGGAATAAGATTTGAAAGTACGACAGATgctgataaatttttgaaacaattatcTGAAGAAGTTTGCAATAGGCTTATAAAAGCCAATGTAAAGGGTAGATGCGTCACTTTGAAGCTAATGATTAGATCGAAGAACGCGCCCGTTGAAACGGCAAAATATATGGGCCATGGAATTTGTGATCATATAACTAGGTCTAAAAATCTCATTTCACCTGTTAATGACTTATCCATCATTGCTAA AGAAGTTCTCACTCTATGGAATCAACTTCAACAAATACCAGAGGATGTTCGGGGAGTTGGAATACAAATTTCTCGATTAGAATCCACAAAAAGTAGTGAAAAATCTAATCTAATGGCATTCATTAATAAAACGCAACAGCCTGGTTCCAAAAACAAACCAGAGATTTTGAGTATACAAAACGTCCCAAAAGAATCTAAACTTGGAAGATTGCATGGCTTTCTCCTTACTTCTAAGCAATGCACGCCAATTGCTAAGAGTACGGTCAATTCAACAAGCTTAGCTAGTTCTTTGCAGAGTACTCCATCAATTTCTAGTGAAAAAAAGGCAGTTACAACTTCCAACTCAGTTGAAAGTGGAGGATCTGCGATcagtaaagaaaataaaagtctGCGACAAGCAACTTCTAGTATCAGTGAAAATGACAATCAGTTTATTGATCAACAGTTAAGATCTAGTAAGCCTGAAAGTAAACCTAATAATATTGAAGATCATCTGCTGATGCAGGAGATCGACGAGTCTGTGCTGGCAGAACTGCCTGAAGAAATTCGAAGGGAGATAACAGATGCTGCCAAGTCTCGAGTTGTAAAGAAGGTAAAGAATAAGCAAGAGATTTTACCTCCCATCCAGAAACATCCACCCGCGATTCCAAAAAGTCGGGAAAATCCTCCTCTAATTCAGAAAAAACAGGATGCTTATTTTAAGCAGTCGAAACCGAATATAGAAAAACCGAAGAAATCTGAGATGCCTCCAATTCAAGAAGTTGATCTTGCTGTCCTGCTTGAGCTTCCAGATGAAattagaaatgaaatattgaacgAATATCGTGCTAAGGCAAACGAATCTAAACAACTTGCAATTCCAGGGTGCAGTGCAAATGCAATCAATAACGAAGTTCGTGATAAATCACCAATCGATGAGGCTAATCTATCGATTTCACAAGTTGATCCAGACGTTCTAGCAGCATTGCCAAAAGATATACAGAATGACGTTAAAGATTACTGCGCTTCCAAGAAGCTGGAGAAAAATACGACGTCTGCACAAATGAATAACAAGAATGTTTTGATTCCTAAACGGTTTGGAACGGCAACAAGCAAATCAACAGTGAATCAGAAAGCCACACGGTCAATTAAATCTAAAGTTAGTGATAATGGAAAGAGCAGTAAGACtagtaaaaataagaaaaacatcTTAGTAAATAATactaaaagtttgaaaaagtcTCCCGAGCCAAAACAGCAAGTTTTAGATAATGATCCTGGCCCTGCAGCAGAGCTGCTAAAACTTGATACACCGGACATTGAGAGTAAGATTAAGGAAAATGCGACTGATAATATTATGTCATTGAGCATGGCAGCAAAATCTGGAGATCCTGAAGATCAGAAAGCATTGCTGAAACTTTTAGTCGAGGAATTAATGGATTTGTCATTAAAAGAg GTCAAGATCCAGATTCAAAATTGGATATCTGAATCAGATTCCGTAAACGAGGTAGATTTTTTAGCGTTTACCACGTTTCTCAGCAGTCTACCCAAGGAAAAACGTATTGAAGATTTGCACGTTTTATTGAAGACCATGCACag ATTCATCAGCAAAAGCAAACTTTGTGTTTGGCACCGAGCATACAGAAAAACTGTCGAACATGTCCAGCATCACATGTTGGCTACTTATGACAGCAGTTTAATGGTACCATCAATCGAGTGCGAACATGTTGCTTGCAGTAACGGTGAAGACACATAA
- the LOC124307203 gene encoding DNA repair protein REV1 isoform X3, whose product MTSKRKNRDAWAPTGFEEWGGYMAAKKAKLEEQFQERAAVEFKNNSTLFQGLCIFVNGYTKPSADELRLLMMEHNGVYHHYMRPRITTHIIASNLPYSKIMMYKKSQNPLPICKPEWITDSIKAGKLLNYQDYLLYSNHTKTQPKLAFAATSAKLAPELETDKDKAILDDNSTKSKEVGPESSKPNTVSKQVSPTKEGGSRSVNSTKNPEFLSEFYNNSRLHHISTMGAVFKDYINELRDKSDKSFPGLESLKKLKRPNRTPETLDPMNSDSDEDLIDSSLDEKFAKQEPVIMHIDMDCFFVSVGLRNRPELKGLPVAVTHAKGNKAPQNASSREIEMKMYKERFKEKLNKGQKVEEKDQESSTVADKHYENASLSEIASCSYEARKAGLKNGMFLGQALKLCPDLKTIPYDFEGYKEVSYALYDIVATYTLDIEAVSCDEMYADCTKIISESGLRPLEFAEIIRKQITEKTGCPVSTGFGGNKLQARLATKKAKPNGQFYLEHKDVRRYMSTINIRDLPGVGATMTHKLNGMGVFTCAELQSVAIRELQKELGKKTGEMVYNMCRGIDNTKLNLEHVRKSVSAEVNYGIRFESTTDADKFLKQLSEEVCNRLIKANVKGRCVTLKLMIRSKNAPVETAKYMGHGICDHITRSKNLISPVNDLSIIAKEVLTLWNQLQQIPEDVRGVGIQISRLESTKSSEKSNLMAFINKTQQPGSKNKPEILSIQNVPKESKLGRLHGFLLTSKQCTPIAKSTVNSTSLASSLQSTPSISSEKKAVTTSNSVESGGSAISKENKSLRQATSSISENDNQFIDQQLRSSKPESKPNNIEDHLLMQEIDESVLAELPEEIRREITDAAKSRVVKKVKNKQEILPPIQKHPPAIPKSRENPPLIQKKQDAYFKQSKPNIEKPKKSEMPPIQEVDLAVLLELPDEIRNEILNEYRAKANESKQLAIPGCSANAINNEVRDKSPIDEANLSISQVDPDVLAALPKDIQNDVKDYCASKKLEKNTTSAQMNNKNVLIPKRFGTATSKSTVNQKATRSIKSKVSDNGKSSKTSKNKKNILVNNTKSLKKSPEPKQQVLDNDPGPAAELLKLDTPDIESKIKENATDNIMSLSMAAKSGDPEDQKALLKLLVEELMDLSLKEVKIQIQNWISESDSVNEVDFLAFTTFLSSLPKEKRIEDLHVLLKTMHRFISKSKLCVWHRAYRKTVEHVQHHMLATYDSSLMVPSIECEHVACSNGEDT is encoded by the exons ATGACTTCAAAGCGAAAAAATAGGGATGCCTGGGCTCCCACAGGTTTCGAAGAATGG GGTGGGTACATGGCGGCTAAAAAGGCGAAGCTGGAAGAACAGTTTCAGGAAAGAGCAGCAGTCGAGTTCAAAAATAACTCAACGCTTTTCCAAGGACTTTGCATATTCGTTAATGGCTATACGAAGCCGTCTGCTGATGAACTGCGGCTTCTTATGATGGAGCACAACGGTGTCTATCACCACTACATGCGCCCACGCATAACGACGCATATAATAGCATCAAATTTGCCGTATTCAAAGAtcatgatgtataaaaaaagcCAAAACCCGTTGCCAATTTGCAAACCTGAGTGGATTACAGACAGCATTAAGGCTGGCAAACTGCTCAACTACCAGGATTATCTCCTGTACTCTAATCACACTAAAACCCAGCCCAAGTTGGCCTTTGCAGCAACTTCTGCCAAATTGGCACCAGAATTGGAAACCGACAAAGACAAAGCAATTCTGGATGATAATAGTACGAAGAGTAAGGAGGTAGGTCCAGAGAGTTCTAAACCAAATACAGTTTCTAAACAAGTCTCTCCTACAAAAGAGGGCGGAAGTCGGTCCGTCAACTCCACTAAAAATCCTGAGTTCTTATCAGAGTTTTACAATAATTCAAGGCTGCATCATATTTCTACAATGGGGGCCGTCTTTAAGGATTACATTAACGAGCTCAGAGATAAGAGTGACAAGTCATTCCCGGGACTTGAGAGTctcaagaaattgaaaagacCTAATCGAACACCAGAGACTTTGGATCCAATGAATTCAGACTCTGATGAAGATCTGATCGACTCATCCTTAGATGAGAAATTTGCGAAGCAGGAACCAGTCATAATGCACATTGATATGGACTGCTTCTTTGTTTCTGTTGGGCTGAGAAATAGGCCTGAATTAAAGGGTCTCCCTGTGGCCGTGACGCATGCAAAGGGCAACAAAGCTCCCCAGAATGCAAGCTCGCGTGagatagaaatgaaaatgtacaAGGAGAGATTTAAAGAGAAATTGAACAAGGGGCAGAAGGTAGAAGAGAAGGATCAGGAGTCGAGCACTGTGGCCGATAAACATTACGAAAATGCTTCTCTATCTGAAATTGCGTCATGTTCTTACGAAGCAAGGAAAGCTGGTCTCAAGAATGGAATGTTCTTGGGACAAGCATTAAAACTCTGTCCAGATCTTAAAACTATTCCTTATGACTTCGAAGGCTACAAAGAAGTCTCTTACGCTTTGTACGACATAGTGGCAACTTACACTTTGGACATCGAGGCGGTGAGTTGCGATGAAATGTATGCCGATTGCACAAAAATCATCTCTGAGTCCGGCCTGCGACCGTTGGAGTTTGCTGAGATTATAAGAAAACAGATTACTGAAAAAACTGGATGTCCCGTTTCTACTGGATTTGGTGGAAATAAATTACAGGCTAGACTAGCAACAAAGAAAGCTAAACCCAATGGACAATTTTACCTAGAGCATAAAGATGTTCGACGATACATGAGCACCATTAATATCAGAGACTTGCCAG gTGTCGGCGCCACAATGACCCACAAATTGAATGGAATGGGTGTCTTCACATGTGCCGAGTTACAGAGCGTAGCCATACGGGAGTTACAGAAAGAGCTGGGTAAAAAAACTGGAGAAATGGTTTACAATATGTGCCGTGGTATAgataatacaaaattgaatttggagCATGTAAGAAAGTCAGTTTCTGCCGAAGTCAATTACGGAATAAGATTTGAAAGTACGACAGATgctgataaatttttgaaacaattatcTGAAGAAGTTTGCAATAGGCTTATAAAAGCCAATGTAAAGGGTAGATGCGTCACTTTGAAGCTAATGATTAGATCGAAGAACGCGCCCGTTGAAACGGCAAAATATATGGGCCATGGAATTTGTGATCATATAACTAGGTCTAAAAATCTCATTTCACCTGTTAATGACTTATCCATCATTGCTAA AGAAGTTCTCACTCTATGGAATCAACTTCAACAAATACCAGAGGATGTTCGGGGAGTTGGAATACAAATTTCTCGATTAGAATCCACAAAAAGTAGTGAAAAATCTAATCTAATGGCATTCATTAATAAAACGCAACAGCCTGGTTCCAAAAACAAACCAGAGATTTTGAGTATACAAAACGTCCCAAAAGAATCTAAACTTGGAAGATTGCATGGCTTTCTCCTTACTTCTAAGCAATGCACGCCAATTGCTAAGAGTACGGTCAATTCAACAAGCTTAGCTAGTTCTTTGCAGAGTACTCCATCAATTTCTAGTGAAAAAAAGGCAGTTACAACTTCCAACTCAGTTGAAAGTGGAGGATCTGCGATcagtaaagaaaataaaagtctGCGACAAGCAACTTCTAGTATCAGTGAAAATGACAATCAGTTTATTGATCAACAGTTAAGATCTAGTAAGCCTGAAAGTAAACCTAATAATATTGAAGATCATCTGCTGATGCAGGAGATCGACGAGTCTGTGCTGGCAGAACTGCCTGAAGAAATTCGAAGGGAGATAACAGATGCTGCCAAGTCTCGAGTTGTAAAGAAGGTAAAGAATAAGCAAGAGATTTTACCTCCCATCCAGAAACATCCACCCGCGATTCCAAAAAGTCGGGAAAATCCTCCTCTAATTCAGAAAAAACAGGATGCTTATTTTAAGCAGTCGAAACCGAATATAGAAAAACCGAAGAAATCTGAGATGCCTCCAATTCAAGAAGTTGATCTTGCTGTCCTGCTTGAGCTTCCAGATGAAattagaaatgaaatattgaacgAATATCGTGCTAAGGCAAACGAATCTAAACAACTTGCAATTCCAGGGTGCAGTGCAAATGCAATCAATAACGAAGTTCGTGATAAATCACCAATCGATGAGGCTAATCTATCGATTTCACAAGTTGATCCAGACGTTCTAGCAGCATTGCCAAAAGATATACAGAATGACGTTAAAGATTACTGCGCTTCCAAGAAGCTGGAGAAAAATACGACGTCTGCACAAATGAATAACAAGAATGTTTTGATTCCTAAACGGTTTGGAACGGCAACAAGCAAATCAACAGTGAATCAGAAAGCCACACGGTCAATTAAATCTAAAGTTAGTGATAATGGAAAGAGCAGTAAGACtagtaaaaataagaaaaacatcTTAGTAAATAATactaaaagtttgaaaaagtcTCCCGAGCCAAAACAGCAAGTTTTAGATAATGATCCTGGCCCTGCAGCAGAGCTGCTAAAACTTGATACACCGGACATTGAGAGTAAGATTAAGGAAAATGCGACTGATAATATTATGTCATTGAGCATGGCAGCAAAATCTGGAGATCCTGAAGATCAGAAAGCATTGCTGAAACTTTTAGTCGAGGAATTAATGGATTTGTCATTAAAAGAg GTCAAGATCCAGATTCAAAATTGGATATCTGAATCAGATTCCGTAAACGAGGTAGATTTTTTAGCGTTTACCACGTTTCTCAGCAGTCTACCCAAGGAAAAACGTATTGAAGATTTGCACGTTTTATTGAAGACCATGCACag ATTCATCAGCAAAAGCAAACTTTGTGTTTGGCACCGAGCATACAGAAAAACTGTCGAACATGTCCAGCATCACATGTTGGCTACTTATGACAGCAGTTTAATGGTACCATCAATCGAGTGCGAACATGTTGCTTGCAGTAACGGTGAAGACACATAA